A window of Bacillota bacterium genomic DNA:
TGTTATTGGTTTACTGAATCCCCCTGCATATCGGATCCAGCTTGACCATATAATGTAGCGAACTTCCATGACACTGAAGGAGGAGAGAGATGTGGAGGAGTTCGACGTCTTCCAGGACATAGCCGAACGAACGGGAGGCGACATATACATAGGCGTCGTCGGCCCTGTCCGCACTGGAAAGTCTACCTTCATCAAGAGGTTCATGGACCTTCTGGTGCTCCCGAACATAGGCGATCCCCACGACCGCGAGCGGGCCAAGGACGCACTGCCCCAGGCTGGGGCCGGCCTAACCATCACGACTACCGAACCGAAGTTCATCCCCGATGATGGAGTAGAGGTGATGTTGAACGACAACATAGCCCTCAGGGTGAGGCTTGTGGACTGTGTCGGCTTCACCGTGGACGGAGCCCTGGGTTACTCCGAGAGCGACGGGCCCAGGATGGTGAGGACGCCATGGTTTGACGAGGAGGTTCCCTTTCAGGAGGCCGCGGAGGTGGGTACCAGAAAGGTCATGAAGGAGCACTCCACTATAGGGGTCCTGGTTACTACGGACGGCACAATAACCGAGCTAGGGCGGGAGGGCTACGTGGAGGCGGAGAGGCGGGTTGTGCAGGAACTCAAGAGAATCGGCAAACCCTTCATAATCGTCCTCAACACCATGCTCCCCGACGACCCAGAAACCCTGGGCCTGGTAGCTGGTATGGAAGAGGACTACGACGTGCCTGTGATCCCCATGGATTGTCTGCAGATGAAGCTGGATGATGTCTACCTGACACTGGAGCAGGTGCTCTATGAATTCCCGGTGAAGGAGGTATCCATAGGGCTCCCGGACTGGGTGGAGGAGCTCGATGCCAGCCACTGGCTCCGCCAGAGGCTGGAGCAAGCTGTGCAGGAATGTGTTAGCCAGATCAAACGGGTAAGAGACATAGAGAAGGCCGTAGAAAGATTGTCCTCATACGATTTCTCCGAGAAGGTGAGCCTGAGCCGGATGGACATGGGGCTTGGGCTTGCAAATGTGGACCTGGCGGCCAAGGAGAACCTGTTCTTCGATGTGCTCGAGGAGATCTCGGGTTACGTCATCGAAAACAGGTCGGACATTATCAGGAACGTCACAGAAATGGCTACGGCGAAGCGGGAGTATGACAGGATGGGCAAGGCTCTGGTAGAGGCAAGGGAGGCGGGCTATGGTATGGTGGCGCCAGCGGTGGG
This region includes:
- the spoIVA gene encoding stage IV sporulation protein A; the encoded protein is MEEFDVFQDIAERTGGDIYIGVVGPVRTGKSTFIKRFMDLLVLPNIGDPHDRERAKDALPQAGAGLTITTTEPKFIPDDGVEVMLNDNIALRVRLVDCVGFTVDGALGYSESDGPRMVRTPWFDEEVPFQEAAEVGTRKVMKEHSTIGVLVTTDGTITELGREGYVEAERRVVQELKRIGKPFIIVLNTMLPDDPETLGLVAGMEEDYDVPVIPMDCLQMKLDDVYLTLEQVLYEFPVKEVSIGLPDWVEELDASHWLRQRLEQAVQECVSQIKRVRDIEKAVERLSSYDFSEKVSLSRMDMGLGLANVDLAAKENLFFDVLEEISGYVIENRSDIIRNVTEMATAKREYDRMGKALVEAREAGYGMVAPAVGEMVFEDPELIRQGSRFGIRLKAHAPSLHFLRADVHTEITPLMGTEKQCEELVEYLLEQFEDNPSKIWESDIFGKPLAELVREGINNKLYRMPDNVQVKLQETLERIVNEGSGGLICIII